From the genome of Streptacidiphilus sp. PB12-B1b:
TGGACGGCGGCGCGCGGGCCTAGCGCTTGACGGTCGTGACCGGCTCGTCCTGCGGCGGTATGGCCGCCGTGGCGCGCGACTGCGCGGACATCGGATCGGCGAGCACCGAGGGCGCGTTGATCTCCGCCACGTCGGAGGCCTTGGCCCGGGGCGAGGGCAGCGAGGCCGTGCCCACCTGGATCCCGGCCTGGTCCAGCACCAGCTTGATCCGCCGCCGCAGCTCCCGCGCCACCGGCTGGGCCTTGCCCGGCATGGTCTTCGCCGACACCTGCACCAGCACCGAGTCGGCCGACAGCGTGTCCACGCCCAGCACCTGCACCGGCTCCCAGAGCTGCTCGCTCCAGGGCTCCTCCTTGGCCATCTCCTCGGCCGCGTCCAGGATCAGCCGCTCCACCTTGTCCAGGTCCTCGTGGTAGCCGACCGGCACCTCGACCGCCGCCGTCGCCCAGCCCTGGCTCAGGTTGGCGATCCGCTTCACCTCGCCGTTGCGGATGTACCAGATCTCGCCGTTGGCCCCGCGCAGTTTGGTCACCCGCAGGCCGACCTCCAGCACCGTCCCGACGGCCACCCCGGTGTCGATCTGGTCGCCCACGCCGTACTGGTCCTCCAGGATCATGAACACCCCGGAGAGGAAGTCGGTCACCAGGTTGCGCGCGCCGAAGCCGATGGCCACGCCCGCCACGCCGGCGCTGGCCAGCAGCGGCGCCAGGTTGATGCCCAGCACCGACAGCGCGGTCAGCGCGGCGGTGCTCATGATGGCGAACGAGGCGACGCTGCGCAGGACCGAGCCCATCGCCTGGGAGCGCTGCTTGCGCCGCTCGGCGTTCTCCAGCAGGTTGCTCAGCAGCGGACCGGGGTGCTCCCGGCGGCCGCCGTGGGCCATCCGGCTCACCATTCGGCTGATCAGCTGCCGGACCGTGGCCCGGATCACCAGCGCGACCACGGTGATGAAGACGATCTGGAACCCGCCGGTCACCCAGCCCTGCCAGTGGCTGTCCAGGTAGCTGACGGCCTGGCCTGCGGTCTGAGTGGCGTCCGTCAAGGTCGGCGGAGCGGTGGGATTCTGCGTTGCCATCAGCGCATCGTACCCAGGGAGGAGGTGTCGGACGGCTCGCACAGGCGTCCACCGGACGGCCCCGGGAGGGCCGCGCAACCGGCCCGACGTGCGCCGGACGTGCGCGGGGCCGGGGCCGTACGTGCATACGGGCAAGATCCTGGGCATGACTGGTGTGGGGCAGCACACACCGCCGCCCCTGTTCTCCTGGAATGGTGGCGCGGCGGGGAATCCTGAGGCGACACTGGTGGGGAGATCGCCCGGGGGCCTGCTACCAGAGCGGGCGCCCCCGGCCGGACAACCGAAGAATCATGCGTGACCGGCACACCGTCCACCCGGACGGAGTGCTCGTCCCGGCGCGAGCCACGCGCCGTCGGCGGAAAGGGAGGCCATCGTGCCGCATGTCCTGGTCCTCAACGCGTCGTACGAGCCACTCGGCGTCGTCTCGATGCGCCGCGCCCTCGTTCTGGTCCTCGACAAGAAGGCAGTCAGCCTTGAGGACTCCGGGGTACTGATGCATAGCGCCACCAGCGCCGTCTCGGCGCCGTCCGTCGTCCGACTGACCCGCTTCGTGCGGGTTCCTTTTCGTGGTCCCGTTCCGCTGACCCGGCGAGCGCTGTTCGCGCGCGACGGTGGCCGGTGCGTGTACTGCGGTGGCGTCGCAACCAGCGTCGACCACGTGGTGCCGCGCAGCAGGGGCGGCCAGCACCGGTGGGACAACGTGGTGGCGGCCTGCCGCCGCTGCAACCACGTCAAGGCCGACCGCCACCTGGCCGACCTCGGCTGGCGGATGAAGCGACCGCCCGCCCCGCCGTCCGGCCTCGCCTGGCGGATCATCGGGACCGGGCACCGCGACCCCCGCTGGCGTCCCTACCTGGAGCCCTACGGCTCCCGGGAGGAGGTGTCCCACGCCGCCCCGGACGGGCCGCCGTGGGAGGCCCCGACCGAACTCAGCGCCTGAGAGCCCGTGCGGCACCGCACCACCCCGCGGCACTGCTGACGACGACGCCCTCCGCCCCGCACCAGCGGGCCCGGGGGGCGCCGCGCTGTCAGTCGGCGGCGGCCGCTGCGGATCCGAGAGCAGTGCTCTCGTCCAAGAGCGCCGTTTCATGTCCGGTCCATGTCCGGTGCACTGAAACGAGAGCAGTGCTCTCGAAGGCGGCGCCCGGAGGAGCCCTGCGGACGATCACTCCAACGGCCGGTGTCGGAACCCCCCGGGTGCGGGTAGGAGGCACGTCGGGTCAGGAGCACCGCCCGTCCGCGTCCAGCCGCGCCGCAGCGCCGAGGAGCCTTCCCGTGGCCACAGCAGCCCGCCCGTCCGCCTCCCAGCACCTCGCCTCCGACGCGATCAGGGAGCTGGCGCGGGCCCACGGCATCGACACCGCCACGGACTCCCCGCAGGGACCGGTCGAGGTGCCGACCGGCACGCTGGTCGCGGTGCTGGCCGCGCTGGGCGCCGACGCCTCCACCGAGCAGGCCGCCCGGGACGCCCTGGAGCGGCACCGCCACACCGAGGCCGCCCGGCTGCTGCCGCGCTGCCTGGTCACCCGCACCGGCCGCCCGCTGGACCTCGGCGCGCGCCACGGCGTGCCCTCCTCGGCGGAGGTCTGGATCGAACTGGAACACCCCGACGCGTCCCGCTCCGGGCACGACGGCTCCCGGCACGACGGCTCCCGACACGACGCCTCCCGGCACGACGACGGGCCCGCCGGGGCGGTGCGCAGCGTCGTCGGCGGGCGGCTGCCGCAGGACCTGCCGGTCGGACGGCACACCCTCTGCGCCCGGCAGCGCGACCGCGCCTCGGCCGCCCCGCTGATCGTCGCCCCGGCCCGGGTGCCCTGCCCGGACGGGCGCGGCTGGGGCTTCCTCGCCCAGCTGTACTCGGTGCTGTCCCGGCGCTCCTGGGGCATGGGCGACCTCGGCGACCTGGCCGACCTGGCCCAGTGGGCCGGCCACGCCCACGGCGCCGACTTCGTCCAGGTCAACCCGCTGCATGCGGGGCGTCCCGGCGAGGGCGGGCACCCGGCCGACCCCTCGCCGTACCGGCCCTCCTCGCGCCGCTTCGCCGACCCGGTGCACCTGCGGATCGAGGCCGTGCCGGAATTCCCCTATCTGGCCCCCGCCGCCCGCGAGCAGGTGGCCGGGCTGGCCGGGCGCGCGGCCCGGCTGCGCGAGGAGGTGCTCCGGCACGACGGGCTGATCGACCGGGACGCGGTGTGGGCGCTGAAGCACGAGGCCCTCGGCCTGCTGCACGCCGTCCCCCGCAGCCCCGGCCGGGAGGCCGCGTACCGCGCGTTCCTGCACCGCGAGGGCCGCCCGCTGGACGACTACGCCACCTGGTGCGCGCTGGCCGAGATCCACGGCCCGGCCTGGCGCAGCTGGCCGGAGGGGCTGCGCGACCCGGGCAGCGCCGCCGTCCGGCAGACCGCCGACAGCCCGGGCGTCCGCGAGCGGGTCGAGTTCCACCGCTGGCTGGCCTGGCTGGTGGACGACCAGCTCGCCGCCGCCGGGGACGCCGCGCGCGGCGCGGGCATGGCCGTCGGCCTGGTCCACGACCTGGCCGTGGGCGTCCACCCCGAGGGCGCGGACGCCTGGGCGCTCCA
Proteins encoded in this window:
- a CDS encoding HNH endonuclease, with product MPHVLVLNASYEPLGVVSMRRALVLVLDKKAVSLEDSGVLMHSATSAVSAPSVVRLTRFVRVPFRGPVPLTRRALFARDGGRCVYCGGVATSVDHVVPRSRGGQHRWDNVVAACRRCNHVKADRHLADLGWRMKRPPAPPSGLAWRIIGTGHRDPRWRPYLEPYGSREEVSHAAPDGPPWEAPTELSA
- a CDS encoding mechanosensitive ion channel family protein codes for the protein MATQNPTAPPTLTDATQTAGQAVSYLDSHWQGWVTGGFQIVFITVVALVIRATVRQLISRMVSRMAHGGRREHPGPLLSNLLENAERRKQRSQAMGSVLRSVASFAIMSTAALTALSVLGINLAPLLASAGVAGVAIGFGARNLVTDFLSGVFMILEDQYGVGDQIDTGVAVGTVLEVGLRVTKLRGANGEIWYIRNGEVKRIANLSQGWATAAVEVPVGYHEDLDKVERLILDAAEEMAKEEPWSEQLWEPVQVLGVDTLSADSVLVQVSAKTMPGKAQPVARELRRRIKLVLDQAGIQVGTASLPSPRAKASDVAEINAPSVLADPMSAQSRATAAIPPQDEPVTTVKR
- the malQ gene encoding 4-alpha-glucanotransferase — its product is MATAARPSASQHLASDAIRELARAHGIDTATDSPQGPVEVPTGTLVAVLAALGADASTEQAARDALERHRHTEAARLLPRCLVTRTGRPLDLGARHGVPSSAEVWIELEHPDASRSGHDGSRHDGSRHDASRHDDGPAGAVRSVVGGRLPQDLPVGRHTLCARQRDRASAAPLIVAPARVPCPDGRGWGFLAQLYSVLSRRSWGMGDLGDLADLAQWAGHAHGADFVQVNPLHAGRPGEGGHPADPSPYRPSSRRFADPVHLRIEAVPEFPYLAPAAREQVAGLAGRAARLREEVLRHDGLIDRDAVWALKHEALGLLHAVPRSPGREAAYRAFLHREGRPLDDYATWCALAEIHGPAWRSWPEGLRDPGSAAVRQTADSPGVRERVEFHRWLAWLVDDQLAAAGDAARGAGMAVGLVHDLAVGVHPEGADAWALQGFLAAGISVGAPPDAFTSHGQDWGLPPWRPDALAAAGYAPYADLLRGAMRHAGALRIDHVMGLFRLWWVPEGRPPTEGAYVRYDHEAMLGVLALEAHRAGTAVIGEDLGTVEPGVREDLAERGILGTSVLWFERDYGEGKGGPLPPERWREQCLATLTTHDLPSTAARLSGEHVDLRHRLGLLSRPLAEEQADADADREEWLGELAREGLLSVSPYGEGPAADVNGPEEAAGPTGADALPEAFAALHRYLLRTPAKLVGVWLPDALGDPRPQNLPGTSTEYPNWRLPIADAQGRPVSFDQLTRSPRTAALTALMNALPAHTPAPADPGPSSPAPATPVPAVPEPTPGPDSAPRADRAR